From Synechococcus sp. A10-1-5-1, a single genomic window includes:
- the psbZ gene encoding photosystem II reaction center protein PsbZ — protein sequence MTILNTLSVLALVVMSFALIVAVPVLYASDDTSGRSNRLILLGSIAWVALVLVNWGMSFFVA from the coding sequence ATGACGATCCTCAACACCCTCTCAGTCCTGGCCCTGGTGGTGATGTCCTTCGCTCTGATCGTGGCTGTCCCCGTGCTGTACGCGAGCGATGACACCAGTGGCCGCTCCAACCGCCTGATCCTGCTGGGCAGCATCGCTTGGGTCGCCCTGGTGCTGGTCAACTGGGGCATGAGCTTCTTTGTGGCCTGA
- the ribH gene encoding 6,7-dimethyl-8-ribityllumazine synthase, translating into MTVFEGQFSGASGLRVAIVVARFNDLVTAKLLSGCLDCLSRHGIDSSDSSAQLDVAWVPGSFEIPLVAQRLAQSGRYQVVITLGAVIRGDTPHFDVVVSEVSKGVAAVSRDSGVPVIFGVLTTDTMQQALERAGIKSNLGWSYGLQAIEMGSLMAALPKA; encoded by the coding sequence GTGACCGTTTTTGAAGGGCAATTTTCCGGCGCGTCTGGATTGCGGGTCGCCATTGTCGTTGCGCGTTTCAACGATTTGGTGACGGCCAAGCTGCTGAGCGGCTGTCTGGATTGCCTGTCGCGCCACGGCATTGATAGTTCAGACAGCAGCGCCCAGTTGGACGTCGCTTGGGTCCCGGGCAGCTTTGAAATTCCCTTGGTGGCTCAGCGCCTGGCTCAATCCGGCCGCTACCAAGTGGTGATCACCCTGGGAGCGGTCATCCGCGGCGACACCCCCCACTTCGATGTGGTGGTTTCTGAGGTCAGCAAGGGTGTGGCCGCAGTTAGCCGTGACTCTGGCGTGCCTGTGATCTTTGGTGTTCTCACCACCGACACGATGCAGCAGGCCTTGGAGCGTGCTGGCATCAAGAGCAATCTGGGCTGGAGCTATGGCTTGCAGGCCATCGAGATGGGCAGCCTGATGGCTGCCCTGCCTAAGGCCTAG
- a CDS encoding GNAT family N-acetyltransferase, whose amino-acid sequence MEGTRLILHASGAPGLRWLGMGPGCRPTRGLFKLQRLFNQHAFWAENRSIEELRRMLKGSAAVASLWRGKRLVGFGRATSDGIYRAVLWDVVIPEDLQGKGLGRQLVEALANSPQLKGVERVYLMTTNSAGFYKQLGFEEVAGQRLMRRDN is encoded by the coding sequence ATGGAAGGGACCAGGCTGATCCTGCATGCCTCAGGTGCTCCAGGACTGCGCTGGCTCGGCATGGGGCCGGGTTGTAGACCCACCCGCGGCCTGTTCAAACTGCAGCGGCTGTTCAATCAGCACGCCTTCTGGGCCGAGAACCGCTCGATTGAGGAGCTTCGGCGCATGCTCAAGGGCAGCGCTGCGGTCGCCAGTTTGTGGCGAGGCAAGCGCCTGGTGGGCTTTGGACGCGCCACCAGCGATGGGATTTACCGGGCCGTGCTCTGGGATGTGGTGATTCCCGAGGACCTCCAGGGCAAAGGGCTGGGCCGGCAGCTCGTGGAAGCCCTCGCGAACTCCCCGCAACTCAAAGGAGTGGAGAGGGTCTATCTGATGACCACCAACAGCGCCGGCTTCTACAAGCAGCTGGGCTTTGAGGAGGTCGCGGGCCAGCGGCTGATGCGCCGAGACAACTAG